In one window of Neofelis nebulosa isolate mNeoNeb1 chromosome 15, mNeoNeb1.pri, whole genome shotgun sequence DNA:
- the RGS4 gene encoding regulator of G-protein signaling 4 isoform X1, which translates to MCKGLAGLPASCLRSAKDMKHRLGFLLQKSDSCEHNSSHSKKDKVVVCQRVSQEEVKKWAESLENLISHECGLAAFKAFLKSEYSEENIDFWISCEEYKKIKSPSKLSPKAKKIYNEFISVQATKEVNLDSCTREETSRNMLEPTITCFDEAQKRIFNLMEKDSYRRFLKSRFYLDLADSSSAGSEKQKGAKSPADCPSLVPQCA; encoded by the exons ATGTGCAAAGGACTTGCAGGTCTCCCGGCCTCTTGCTTGAGGAG tgcaaaagacatgaaacatCGGCTGGGTTTCCTGCTGCAGAAATCTGATTCCTGCGAACATAATTCTTCCCACAGCAAGAAGGACAAAGTGGTGGTTTGTCAGAG GGTGAGCCAAGAGGAAGTAAAAAAATGGGCTGAATCACTGGAAAACCTGATTAGCCATGAAT GTGGGCTGGCGGCTTTCAAAGCTTTCTTGAAGTCTGAATACAGCGAGGAGAACATTGACTTCTGGATTAGCTGTGAAGAGTACAAGAAAATCAAATCGCCCTCCAAACTGAGTCCCAAGGCGAAAAAGATCTATAATGAATTCATCTCAGTCCAGGCCACTAAAGAG GTAAACCTGGATTCTTGCACCAGGGAGGAGACAAGCCGGAACATGCTGGAGCCCACGATAACCTGCTTTGATGAGGCCCAGAAGAGGATTTTCAACCTGATGGAAAAGGATTCCTACCGCCGCTTCCTCAAGTCCCGATTCTATCTTGATTTGGCCGACTCCTCCAGCGCTGGCTCGGAGAAGCAGAAAGGAGCCAAGAGTCCCGCAGACTGTCCTTCTCTGGTCCCCCAGTGCGCCTGA
- the RGS4 gene encoding regulator of G-protein signaling 4 isoform X2: MCKGLAGLPASCLRSAKDMKHRLGFLLQKSDSCEHNSSHSKKDKVVVCQRVSQEEVKKWAESLENLISHECKPGFLHQGGDKPEHAGAHDNLL; encoded by the exons ATGTGCAAAGGACTTGCAGGTCTCCCGGCCTCTTGCTTGAGGAG tgcaaaagacatgaaacatCGGCTGGGTTTCCTGCTGCAGAAATCTGATTCCTGCGAACATAATTCTTCCCACAGCAAGAAGGACAAAGTGGTGGTTTGTCAGAG GGTGAGCCAAGAGGAAGTAAAAAAATGGGCTGAATCACTGGAAAACCTGATTAGCCATGAAT GTAAACCTGGATTCTTGCACCAGGGAGGAGACAAGCCGGAACATGCTGGAGCCCACGATAACCTGCTTTGA